One Rhea pennata isolate bPtePen1 chromosome 3, bPtePen1.pri, whole genome shotgun sequence DNA segment encodes these proteins:
- the LOC134138431 gene encoding cytochrome P450 1B1 — protein sequence MEAVYNSMALERLGEALRSISPLQGSLLLLLSLLAAIHLGKLLLQRRRQDQRQAPPGPFPWPLIGNAAQLGSAPHLSFARLASTYGAVFQLRLGRWPVVVLNGERAIRQALVRQGAAFAGRPPFPSFQLVSGGRSLAFGGYSELWKLHRRAAHATVRAFSTGSPATRRLLERHLVGEARALVALLVRGSAGGAFLDPSRVLVVAVANVMSALCFGRRYSHGDGEFLRLVGRNEQFGRAVGAGSLVDALPWLQRFPSPVRAAYRAFRDLNRDFYGFVRGKFLQHQRSLRPGAAPRDMMDAFIRLQREQPRLQLEHVPATVTDIFGASQDTLSTALQWLLIFLIRYPKVQAKMQEEVDRIVGRDRLPCAEDQPHLHYIMAFLYESMRFSSFVPVTIPHATTTNTFVMGYLIPKDTVIFINQWSVNHDPAKWSNPGDFDPTRFLDENGFINKDLTSSVMIFSLGKRRCIGEELSKMQLFLFTSILVHQCNFTANPNEDPKMDFTYGLTIKPKPFTVNVTLRDTMDLLDKAVQRLQAEKTASENHPSANT from the exons ATGGAAGCGGTGTACAACAG CATGGCCCTCGAGAGGCTGGGGGAAGCTCTACGCAGCATCTCCCCCTTGCAaggctccctgctgctcctcctttccctgctcGCCGCCATCCACCTGGGCAAGCTCCTCctgcagcggcggcggcaggacCAGCGCcaggcgccgccgggcccctTCCCTTGGCCGCTGATCGGCAACGCGGCCCAGCTGGGCAGCGCGCCGCACCTCTCCTTCGCCCGCCTAGCCAGCACCTACGGCGCCGTCTTCCAGCTGCGCCTGGGGCGCTGGCCCGTGGTGGTGCTGAACGGGGAGCGCGCCATCCGGCAGGCGCTCGTCCGCCAGGGGGCCGCCTTCGCGGGCCGCCCGCCCTTCCCCTCCTTCCAGCTGGTGTCGGGCGGGCGCAGCCTGGCCTTCGGCGGCTACTCGGAGCTGTGGAAGCTGCACCGGCGGGCGGCGCACGCCACGGTGCGCGCCTTCTCCACGGGCAGCCCAGCCACGCGCCGCCTGCTCGAGCGGCACCTGGTGGGCGAGGCGCGGGCGCTGGTGGCGCTGCTGGtgcgcggcagcgccggcggcgcctTCCTCGACCCCTCGCGCGTCCTGGTGGTGGCCGTGGCCAACGTGATGAGCGCGCTGTGCTTCGGCCGCCGCTACAGCCACGGCGACGGCGAGTTCCTGCGGCTCGTGGGGCGCAACGAGCAGTTCGGGCGCGCCGTGGGCGCCGGCAGCCTGGTGGACGcgctgccctggctccagcgcTTCCCCAGCCCCGTGCGCGCCGCCTACCGCGCCTTCCGCGACCTCAACCGCGACTTCTACGGCTTCGTGCGCGGCAAGTTCCTGCAGCACCAGCGCAGCCTGCGCCCGGGGGCCGCTCCCCGCGACATGATGGACGCCTTCATCCGCCTCCAGCGGGAGCAGCCGCGGCTGCAGCTCGAGCACGTGCCCGCCACCGTCACCGACATCTTCGGCGCCAGCCAGGACACCCTCTCCACCGCCCTGCAGTGGCTCCTCATCTTCCTGATCAG GTATCCAAAAGTGCAGGCTAAAATGCAAGAAGAAGTGGATAGGATTGTTGGAAGAGACCGTCTGCCATGTGCTGAAGATCAACCTCATTTGCACTACATCATGGCTTTCTTGTATGAATCCATGCGTTTCAGTAGCTTTGTGCCTGTTACTATCCCACATGCCACCACAACCAACACCTTTGTAATGGGCTACCTCATTCCCAAAGACACAGTGATATTTATTAATCAGTGGTCAGTGAATCATGATCCAGCAAAGTGGTCTAACCCAGGGGATTTTGACCCAACAAGATTCCTAGATGAGAATGGATTCATTAACAAAGATCTTACTAGTAGCGTGATGATATTCTCATTGGGAAAACGTCGATGTATTGGAGAGGAGTTATCAAAGATGCAGTTGTTCCTCTTTACCTCCATCCTGGTGCATCAGTGCAATTTTACTGCTAATCCAAATGAGGACCCTAAAATGGACTTTACTTATGGGTTGACGATTAAACCTAAGCCATTTACTGTGAATGTCACACTTAGAGATACAATGGATTTGCTTGATAAGGCTGTCCAAAGACtgcaagcagagaaaacagCCAGTGAAAATCACCCGTCAGCAAATACCTAA